A region of Arabidopsis thaliana chromosome 5, partial sequence DNA encodes the following proteins:
- a CDS encoding Major facilitator superfamily protein (Major facilitator superfamily protein; LOCATED IN: endomembrane system; CONTAINS InterPro DOMAIN/s: Nodulin-like (InterPro:IPR010658), Major facilitator superfamily, general substrate transporter (InterPro:IPR016196); BEST Arabidopsis thaliana protein match is: Major facilitator superfamily protein (TAIR:AT5G50520.1); Has 30201 Blast hits to 17322 proteins in 780 species: Archae - 12; Bacteria - 1396; Metazoa - 17338; Fungi - 3422; Plants - 5037; Viruses - 0; Other Eukaryotes - 2996 (source: NCBI BLink).) — protein sequence MMTLWRHKLELLVNDRWLVFVCAMWVQSVAGVGYLFGGSMSPAIKTSLGYNQKQIALLGVAKNLGDAIGFVSGALSEVSPSWVVLLVGATQNLFGYGVVWLVVTGQLPNLPLWMLFVAIFVGTNGETYYNTASLVSCIHNFPESRGPVVGILKGFSGLSGAILTQVYLMFNPSHDSSVILMVALGPPVVVLALLFIVRPVERSCRTNLRSDDLRFLAIYGFCVVLAVYLLGLLVLQSVFDMTQTIITTSGAILVIFMVVPVLVPFSSVFISGNNVTSVKPEEGTSNVDQHEARTLIERSDRPPEKKRAPCIGEDFTLLQALGQADFWLIFMSLVLGVGSGITIIDNLGQICYSLGYSNTKIFVSLISISNFLGRVAGGYFSELIIRKLSLPRTLAMSVVQAIMSLGLIYYAIDWPGKIYVVTIVIGMGYGAHWAIAPASVSDIFGLKSFGSLYNFQITALPIGSFVFSGVIASNIYDYYARKQAGPTTETESLVCTGSVCYSVTCSLMSMLCLMAMVLSLSVVYRTRKFYLRLHHRVSKT from the exons ATGATGACTTTGTGGCGTCACAAACTAGAGCTCCTAGTCAACGACCGATGGCTAGTTTTCGTCTGCGCCATGTGGGTCCAATCCGTCGCCGGCGTTGGCTATCTATTCGGCGGCTCTATGTCTCCGGCAATCAAGACTTCCCTTGGCTACAATCAGAAACAGATCGCTCTTCTCGGCGTAGCTAAAAACCTCGGTGACGCCATCGGATTCGTCTCCGGTGCTTTATCTGAAGTCTCACCTTCCTGGGTGGTTCTACTCGTCGGTGCAACTCAGAACCTTTTCGGCTACGGTGTTGTTTGGCTCGTCGTCACTGGCCAATTGCCTAATTTGCCTCTCTGGATG TTGTTTGTTGCTATATTCGTGGGAACAAATGGGGAAACATACTACAATACAGCGTCGCTTGTGTCATGCATTCATAACTTCCCAGAAAGCCGAGGTCCTGTGGTGGGAATCCTGAAAGGGTTTTCTGGCTTGAGTGGAGCAATCTTGACTCAGGTTTATTTGATGTTCAACCCTTCTCATGATTCTTCGGTTATTCTCATGGTTGCTCTTGGACCACCAGTCGTGGTTCTTGCTCTACTATTTATTGTTAGACCCGTGGAAAGAAGTTGCAGAACGAACTTGCGATCTGATGATTTAAGATTCCTGGCTATTTACGGTTTCTGTGTTGTCCTTGCGGTATATTTACTAGGATTGTTGGTACTTCAGAGTGTTTTTGATATGACTCAAACGATTATCACAACCTCTGGAGCCATCCTTGTCATTTTCATGGTTGTTCCAGTTCTTGTCCCTTTTTCATCGGTTTTCATCTCGGGTAATAATGTCACCTCAGTGAAGCCTGAAGAAGGAACTTCCAATGTGGATCAGCATGAGGCTAGAACTTTAATTGAGAGAAGTGACAGACCGccggaaaagaaaagagcGCCGTGTATAGGAGAAGATTTCACCTTGTTACAAGCTTTGGGACAAGCTGACTTCTGGCTTATATTTATGTCTCTGGTTCTAGGTGTAGGTTCGGGAATCACGATTATAGACAATCTTGGTCAGATTTGTTATTCCCTCGGGTACAGCAACACCAAAATATTTGTCTCACTGATCAGCATCTCCAATTTTCTCGGCCGTGTTGCTGGTGGCTACTTCTCTGAGCTAATCATAAG GAAACTCTCACTTCCAAGAACGTTGGCAATGTCTGTGGTTCAGGCGATAATGTCTTTGGGGCTCATCTACTATGCCATAGATTGGCCAGGGAAGATCTACGTAGTGACCATTGTGATAGGAATGGGTTATGGCGCTCATTGGGCGATTGCTCCTGCTTCAGTCTCTGACATTTTTGGCCTGAAGAGCTTCGGTTCTCTTTACAATTTCCAGATTACAGCTTTGCCTATTGGGTCATTTGTGTTCTCAGGTGTGATCGCTAGTAACATCTATGACTACTACGCCAGAAAGCAAGCCGGACCCACCACAGAGACTGAGTCGCTCGTCTGCACGGGCTCGGTGTGTTATTCAGTCACGTGCAGTCTCATGTCCATGTTGTGTCTAATGGCTAtggttttgagtttgagtGTGGTTTATAGGACGAGGAAGTTTTACTTGAGGCTTCATCACCGAGTCTCAAAGACTTGA
- a CDS encoding CBS/octicosapeptide/phox/Bemp1 domain protein (CBS / octicosapeptide/Phox/Bemp1 (PB1) domains-containing protein; LOCATED IN: chloroplast; EXPRESSED IN: cultured cell; CONTAINS InterPro DOMAIN/s: Octicosapeptide/Phox/Bem1p (InterPro:IPR000270), Cystathionine beta-synthase, core (InterPro:IPR000644); BEST Arabidopsis thaliana protein match is: CBS / octicosapeptide/Phox/Bemp1 (PB1) domains-containing protein (TAIR:AT5G50530.1); Has 30201 Blast hits to 17322 proteins in 780 species: Archae - 12; Bacteria - 1396; Metazoa - 17338; Fungi - 3422; Plants - 5037; Viruses - 0; Other Eukaryotes - 2996 (source: NCBI BLink).) — protein MANQGGPSRKSLSFSGHSFQGRKKASENEGGGGGGSDLLPRRSLTSSRSSISLSGERSGERTVKRLRLCKALTVPDSTTLFEACRRMAARRVDALLLTDSNALLCGILTDRDIATKVIAKQLNLEETPVSKVMTKNPVFVLSDTIAVEALQKMVQGKFRHLPVVENGEVIALLDIAKCLYDAIARMERSVEKGKAIAAAVEGVEKNWGTSIAGPNTFMETLRERIFKPSLSTIIPENTKVLKVGLDETVLGVTMKMVEYQSSAAMVMVENKLVGILTSKDILMRVISQNLPQETTTVEKVMTPNPESATVDMAIVEALHIMHNGKFLHLPVLDKDGDVVAVIDVIHITHAAVTTAGSTAGINNETANSMMQKFWDSAMALSPNEDGDETRSEEESMKLSSEIEVTKSFSYPNTFAFKLQDKKGRMHRFMCETQSLTTLITAILQRMGDDIEPDNLPQIMYEDEDNDKVVLASDNDLGAAVEHAKSIGWKGLKLHLDYTEERGHRRGLSSEDMDYDQSNSWAAAYKTVAAGAALAAGLGVLVYLKRNSN, from the exons ATGGCTAACCAAGGTGGTCCGTCGAGGAAAAGTCTCTCCTTCTCCGGTCATTCATTTCAAGGAAGGAAAAAAGCTTCAGAAAAcgaaggtggtggtggtggtggctcTGATCTCCTCCCACGAAGATCTCTCACATCTTCTCGTTCTTCCAT AAGCTTGAGTGGGGAAAGGAGTGGTGAGAGAACGGTAAAGAGACTAAGGTTGTGTAAGGCTCTTACTGTACCAGATAGCACAACTTTATTTGAAGCTTGTCGAAGAATGGCTGCTCGTCGTGTTGATGCGTTATTGCTGACTGATTCTAATGCATTACTTTGTGGGATCCTAACAGATAGG gataTAGCAACAAAAGTGATTGCTAAACAACTTAACCTTGAAGAAACACCTGTATCTAAAGTTATGACCAAGAAccctgtttttgttttgtctgatACTATTGCTGTTGAAGCTCTTCAAAAGATGGTTCAAG GCAAGTTTAGACATTTGCCGGTGGTGGAGAATGGAGAAGTTATCGCGCTTCTCGATATTGCAAAGTGTTTGTATGATGCTATTGCCCGCATGGAAAGATCAGTTGAGAAGGGTAAGGCTATTGCTGCGGCTGTTGAAGGCGTTGAAAAGAACTGGGGAACATCTATTGCTG GACCAAACACTTTTATGGAGACACTTAGAGAACGAATATTCAAGCCTTCACTTTCAACTATAATTCCGGAGAATACAAA GGTTTTAAAGGTTGGATTGGATGAGACTGTGTTAGGAGTAACCATGAAGATGGTGGAATATCAGTCTAGCGCAGCCATGGTGATGGTGGAGAACAAATTAGTTGGGATTCTAAC CTCAAAGGACATCTTGATGCGGGTGATATCCCAAAACCTTCCTCAAGAGACAACTACTGTGGAGAAG GTTATGACACCGAATCCAGAATCTGCAACAGTTGATATGGCAATTGTTGAAGCCTTACATATCATGCATAATGGCAAATTTCTGCATCTTCCTGTATTGGATAAAG ATGGAGATGTTGTCGCTGTTATTGATGTGATCCACATAACTCATGCTGCTGTTACTACG GCTGGAAGTACGGCTGGAATAAACAATGAGACAGCAAACTCAATGATGCAAAAGTTTTGGGACTCTGCTATGGCTTTGTCTCCTAACGAAGATGGCGATGAAACGAGGAG TGAAGAAGAGTCGATGAAATTATCTTCGGAGATAGAagtaacaaaatcattttcatatcCCAACACATTTGCTTTTAAACTCCAAGATAAAAAGGGACGAATGCATAGATTTATGTGTG AAACACAGAGTTTGACAACTCTGATAACAGCAATCCTACAAAGAATGGGGGATGACATTGAGCCTGATAACTTGCCTCAGATAATG TACGAAGATGAAGACAATGACAAAGTTGTTTTAGCATCAGATAATGATCTTGGAGCTGCTGTAGAACATGCAAAATCAATAGGCTGGAAG GGTTTAAAATTGCATTTGGACTACACAGAAGAAAGAGGGCACAGGAGAGGTCTAAGTTCAGAGGATATGGACTACGACCAGTCAAACTCATGGGCAGCCGCTTACAAAACGGTTGCAGCCGGGGCTGCTCTTGCTGCTGGACTTGGAGTTTTGGTGTACCTTAAGCGCAACTCAAACTAA
- a CDS encoding Transducin/WD40 repeat-like superfamily protein (Transducin/WD40 repeat-like superfamily protein; CONTAINS InterPro DOMAIN/s: WD40 repeat-like-containing domain (InterPro:IPR011046), WD40 repeat 2 (InterPro:IPR019782), WD40-repeat-containing domain (InterPro:IPR017986), WD40 repeat (InterPro:IPR001680), WD40/YVTN repeat-like-containing domain (InterPro:IPR015943), WD40 repeat, subgroup (InterPro:IPR019781); BEST Arabidopsis thaliana protein match is: Transducin/WD40 repeat-like superfamily protein (TAIR:AT5G50550.1); Has 30201 Blast hits to 17322 proteins in 780 species: Archae - 12; Bacteria - 1396; Metazoa - 17338; Fungi - 3422; Plants - 5037; Viruses - 0; Other Eukaryotes - 2996 (source: NCBI BLink).), translating to MASNQQPPSNLQTYGVPIYAVDWILEEAVRSKITKDQDDDDDDGSSSSSYIVLSGGGGEGRSGIPNVILICRVDLHTNSLSEQPIGRRVIGTDLPYRMAIHPRQGGLICALPNSCRLFDWENIIEDDNEEESEKVVKELKDVGQQLSLSFNQDGTVLATGAEDGTLRVFEWPSMKTLLNESKTHASVKSLTFSESGKFLVSLGAPLCRVWDVNASAAIASLSKEKDEMFASCRFSVDNSGSEVLYVAANTQRGGSIITWDTTSWRRRSSKLIKRNNSISAFNVSADGKLLAVGTLEGDVLIIDSTKMQTNQIVKKAHLGLVTALTFSPDSRCLVSVSFDSRARLTVIKQKGEKRRVYLWVAALLFVLVYVVLYYLMVAMGIIH from the exons ATGGCGAGTAATCAACAACCACCGTCGAATCTACAGACCTACGGTGTACCAATTTACGCCGTCGACTGGATTCTAGAGGAAGCTGTCAGATCCAAAATCACTAAGGAtcaggatgatgatgatgatgatggatcgtcgtcgtcgtcgtacATCGTTTTATccggcggaggaggagaaggacGAAGTGGAATACCTAATGTCATCTTAATCTGTCGTGTTGATCTCCACACCAATTCTCTCTCTGAACAACCT ATTGGTAGGCGTGTGATTGGCACTGATCTACCTTATCGTATGGCTATTCATCCTCGTCAAGGTGGTCTTATTTGTGCATTGCCTAACAGTTGCAGACTGTTTGATTGGGAAAACATTATAGAGGATGATAATGAGGAAGAGTCAGAGAAAGTTGTTAAAGAGTTAAAAGATGTTGGACAACAGTTGTCTCTCTCGTTTAATCAGGATGGGACTGTTCTAGCTACTGGTGCAGAG GATGGGACTTTGAGGGTTTTTGAATGGCCAAGCATGAAGACTTTACTTAATGAGTCTAAGACACATGCATCAGTTAAAAGCCTAACTTTCAG CGAAAGTGGTAAGTTTCTTGTATCTCTTGGAGCTCCACTTTGTCGGGTTTGGGATGTGAATGCTTCTGCTGCTATTGCCAGTCTATCAAAAGAGAAG GACGAGATGTTTGCCTCGTGTAGATTCTCTGTAGACAATTCAGGCAGTGAAGTTCTTTATGTTGCTGCAAACACTC aACGTGGTGGGAGTATTATAACATGGGATACAACatcatggagaagaagaagttcaaagcttattaaaagaaacaactcTATATCTGCCTTTAATGTCTCAGCTGATGGGAAGCTTCTTGCAGT AGGAACCCTCGAAGGAGATGTTTTAATAATTGATTCGACAAAGATGCAAACTAACCAAATCGTCAAGAAAGCTCATCTCGGTTTGGTCACCGCACTGACTTTCTCCCCTGATTCAAG GTGCTTAGTGTCAGTATCTTTTGACTCAAGGGCAAGGCTAACCGTGATCAAACAAAAGGGTGAAAAAC GTCGAGTATATCTGTGGGTGGCGGcattgttgtttgtgttgGTATACGtggttttgtattatttgatGGTGGCAATGGGGATCATACATTAG